AAGAACACGAGGatatacgtggttcggcgtaagcctacgtccacgggagaataacgaatcgatttacttcaatcacgatcaagaactacaatcatacaacaagatcacacactcaagaacaagCTACTCTCCCTTCGCATATGAACTCATATCACACCGAAGACTATACAAGCTAATTCCTCACAAAGATAGTGTGTATCTCTCACTCTAGCTATTGGTTGTTGTTATGATCTCTCAgctgatttctctctctctcgtttcTTCTCAATGAACTCCTTGGATTGCAGCAATATTTATAGGGATTGTATCATGCAGTTGAAACTGCCATGAATGTGTAACAACTTAAATATCCGTTGCATAACAGAGTTTTGAACTCAAACTTCTTGATCATGTGTCGCACACTCCACGCTCGGTTCCGATGCACCCTCACTCGTTGTTATCATCACAAAACTCCTAACAATCCTCCACCTTTTGAGATGATACAACACTTCTTTCGATCACCTTGTTCTTTGTCGATCTCATGTCCGAGTAGCGCCAATCTTGACTATTCTTGTCAGTATCCTGACTCCGAGAATCATCCCCAGATCCTCCTTTATCACTTCCTTGATCAGCCACAACGCCCCCACCGGACGATCGCCTCCACCGGACGATAAAACCTCCACCTAATCTGAATATTCCCCAATCAGAATTGGAGTATCTGATCCCTAGAGATATCACACATCTCTCATAAGTGATAACCGAATCTCTGTCAAGATTATTACCACTTTCATCGCTTAGGATCGATGCCTGGACCGCTAACGAGCACGCGTCGTCGACACTGCTCTCATGCTTCTTCGCATCCCTCAAACATCTCCTGGTTACACAGAGCTTTTCCACCAGTCGTGTAATTTCCTACGGTTTTCGTCACGAAACCTCGATCTTCTCCGCATGAATCTCAGCTACTTTTGTTGCATCGTCAGCATGGCTCTGTGCCTGGTTCTTCGCAGCAGACGTCATTGACAGTTCTTGCTTCAACTTCTGAAGCTCCTCAGTTGCAGACAGCAGTGCAGCGTCAATTGTTACGAATCTTGATGAACCCTCTCCCCTCCTTAGTATTCTGCGATGCTATTTTTCAGCATCTCCTCTGCTCCTCCGTCAGAAACTCTTCATGACTGGAAACTCCATTTCCATATCAATCTATCGGCGCTTTCACGGCATCATCACCACAGGAATCGCCTAAACGGCATCATCACCACTCGGATTTCTCGATACAGGTATTCTCGAAGCAAGCTCTTTCTCAGCCtccaagaatgatagtttgtagaaccaagaatgataatttgtagaagcaagaatgatagtttgtaGAAGCAAGAATGATAGTCTGTCGaagcaagaatgatagtttgatcCGCCAATTTGCTTCTATCTTCTTGTTTCAGAGTCCGCAATAACATCTTCTCTGACCTCAGATTCACCCCTGAAACTGATTTCCTCTTCCTCCAGTTTCCGAACCTTAGCCAGCAACAAGTCCTTCTCCTTCCGAAGCTTGATCAAGTTTCAATCCCCTTTTTTCAagcttcttcatcattgaatcCACTTGGTGAAGAGAGCCTACTGCCTTACTGGGAACCggcacatcatcatcatccatcgGTGCTTCGCGGCGAGGTCCACGGAAAcctccgcctccacctccaccgcgATGTGCCTTCTCATCCAGAACAGGTGTCTTCCCTTTGCTCTCGGGATTGGGCTTCTCCAAGACCGCTGCGCATCCCTTCTCGAACTGAGCTCCGACTATTTCCAACGATTCTcctctttcccacagacggcgccacttgttggaaATTAGACCGGAGCAAAAGCGAAATGGAACAACAAGAACACGAGGATATACGTGGTTTGGCgtaagcctacgtccacgggagaataacgaatcgatttacttcaatcacgatcaagaactacaatcatacaacaagatcacacactcaagaacaagCTACTCTCTCTTCGCATATGAACTCATATCACACCGAAGACTATACAAGCTAATTCCTCACAAAGATAGTGTGTATCTCTCACTCTAGCTATTGGTTGTTGTTATGATCTCTCAGCTGATTTCTCTCTCTCGTTTCTTCTCAATGAACTCCTTGGATTGCAGCAATATTTATAGGGATTGTATCATGCAGTTGAAACTGCCATGAATGTGTAACAACTTAAATATCCGTTGCATAACAGAGTTTTGAACTCAAACTTCTTGATCATGTGTCGCACACTCCACGCTCGGTTCCGATGCACCCTCACTCGTTGTTATCATCACAAAACTCCTAACAAAAAGTATTACTGATACGTGTTGACTTTACATAATTCagtttttcaataaaatatttcattttatcttaTTATATGCATGGCTTTTCATCTCTATATGGTAATGACATACTCCCTCTGACATTCAGTATTGTTTCGACTTGGCTCGGATTTTATGAAATATAAAAAGATTTGAAGAAGCTAGTTGAACGTGATCCCACTTtcatatactactccctccgtcccataatagattaTACACTTAGAGATTGGCATGAGATTTTAGAAGAAGttgttttatgtgttaaatggacagagaaaataatatatttatattaatgtgacatcttttgtgggacagactaaaaaggaaagtgtgacatctattatgagatggaaagaatattaattttataatagaatgtgagtatgATAAGTTGGTAAAAAGTAAAATCCacttaaaaaacaaaatggaaaatattttgtgaaCACAATAAAATGAGAATTCTGGACAacatttaggccatccacaataggaatagcccagcaatagcccagccatagcctagccactgccacatcatcagcactaaaaatcctcctgccacatcatcaaaacaagcaaatagcccagccatagcctagccacataatatccacatcactattaacaaatatacacaaaatgaaataattaacaatcacacaatatacgaaatttaatttactagacatatacgagaaacattaataatactattaaaaatttaaaaagtacaataattttaaaaaagtacaataattaaaaaattacaataatttttaaaaaagtacaataattcactcctcgtcaccgtcgtcgtctcctccgtcgctgtcgccaccatcgcctccgcctccgtcgccgccgcctctactcccgtcggcttccctccgtgccgcctccaaatcccacggggatcgggggagtttgagatccgctactccctgaagtaggttcgttgttgagatccatttaccgttgttgatcttgtacagaaatttagatagagagagtactcgttaatacaagtggtgcgaatgaaaatgacaggcaagtcgcgtatatatagtgtttcggaaacaaaaaaaattaaaaattcgcgctaggcggtgcgctaggcgatccggacacTGCAATAgtgcctagcggatcgcctagcgcaccgcctagcgccgcggaaccgcctagcgctaggcggttttttttcgcgaaatccgctaggcggctgcaatagatcgcctagcgcaccgcctagcgccggcgctcggctaggcggtgcgctaggcgccattgtgatGCTCTTAATAAATGGAGGAAATAGTAGACTTAGGGCATTGACACGCATAAAATTTGACAGATGCCTAACATTCCGAATCACCTTACTCTCTTGATACACATACAAGACTTGGCTATAAAGTAGACTACCCAAATTTACTCTTGagactttcattttttttccttaaaaaatagtagcaaattataaaaaaaactataatgttcgataaaattttgttatatcCAGTAATTTTAACGATCAGTTAGAAAAACAGTAAagattatactccatccgtttggcattaggagtcccggttgagcattttcatccgtccagcattaggagtcccgggtagacatttccttaaaaagtaaaataaaaatattataaaataaaacactaaaaagcacacaagtaaaaacacattcaaagaataaaacaaataataatgcaaaatgGGTCCACATTCCATTATCACACACTCTAATTATTACACAATCAAATATGTCTTAAAACCCGCACCCAACTCAACCGGGATTCCTAATgccagacggagggagtatttattttttattatcccTTAGTGGAAAATTATGGTTGTATACATGTAATATATTACTCGTATTTAAAATCAAACGATGTAAATTTTTTCATGAATAGAAAATGGAGTACTGTTTAGCTCATCAACATGACTATCTCCTATAATTTTTTGGCTATCACATGACTCTTATTAAATACAATTTCATAAAGAATAATTCACACATGATGTAATCGAGAAcaaatctaaaattaaaatttttctgatcaatttttaaaattataggataaattaaaatttggccgatttttggttttggatCTTCCAAATCATTCCCGCAGTAGATCCGGGCCCTTTTTTTTCTGATCCTTCGAGAAAAAGATTCATTCTCTTCATAAAAAATAGGAGGTAGAACCAATAAAGATTTCTTTTTCGATTCATCCCTGGCCTCAttcaagaattgtttttgatcCAATCCGTAGGAATCAATAGAAAAGGCAAATCCCTTATGATACACCAGATCCGGCTCGGTTATTGATAGAGTGAATAGATCTGCCATTaacttcataatttttttgGACAATTTGACAATTTTTGTGATAGATTTTTAAAAACTACAGGATTACTCTTTTTATTCTGTACTTTATGAGTTATATAGCAAAGCTCACAAGTAGAAATAACAAGGCCCAATAAAATGCTTCATAGTGGGCTTCAAAGTTCTCATAACCACTATTGGGCCTGGCCCATATAGAGTTCATTTGAAATTTGAGATAGCGAAAGGCTCTAAGCATCGCaattcatacccttctcttttaCAGCAATTCAGCTACTGATTTCTCTATCTTCACCCCAAATTATTTCTGCTGAAACGGATCAAGAGAAATGTCGTCTTTGGGCACATCGAAAGGAATTTTGGAGATTGCGAAATTTGCAGTGTACGTCACTGTTCCAATCGGATTGATGTACTTCTTCGCCAGCAATACAAAGAATCTCCAGAAAGTTATGGGAAATGTATGAATTCTTTCCATTTTCATGACCTATGTTTTTGTTTGACTATGcgattcttttttttatatatgctATTTAGGATTATAGTTAATTAATATGTGGCGATGAAGTGATTTCATGAGCTGATTTTTGTGGATTTGAGATGCATTTGTGATATTTAATCGTGCACCGGATGGAATTTTCTCATTTCTGAGTGTTTTATTTGGTGTGTAATCTTCGCTTTGCGGTCGAAATTAGGATTGAATTTGGGTTTCAAAGGCATTGATTTGGGAATCAACTGACTGACTTTTAAGGATTTGAGCTACATTTGTTAGATTTAATTGTGCTTCGGAagaatttttttatcatttccgAGTATTTTATTTGGTGCTTTTAGTGATAAACTGACtgttttttgtgtaattgagcTTCATTTTATGATGTTTAATCGTGCTTCGGAtgtatttttttctcatttctgAGTGTTTTATTTGGTTTGTATATGTTCGCTTTTACTGCTTCTGTTGGGTTACGGAGGTGGAAATTAGGGTTTAATTTGGGTAGGAGTAAAGGTGGGATATTTAAAATCTCACTGAAGTTACAAATTAAACTAGTAGTACTAAATTTGACAGTGTTGAGGTTGGTAGTTTATGGTGAAGCTTCCATTATCATTAATTCAATTCATCTTGCCAGTTGCCATAACGAAAAAGGTTATTTTACATTTGACATCGTAGAAGTTGACAGTTTATGATGAAGCTTAGTTTATCTTCCAAGTCAAAACAAAATTGAGAAATGAATGATGCTTCGGCTTCAATTCTCTTCTCTGCTTTCGTGAAACAAGCTTTGATTTGCTGCATCAGTGTACAAATAGTAGATATTGATCTTGATCAAGTAGGTATCAGTGTCACAAATATAGATGAATTCTACCTTATTTTCTCCTAtgtttttaatgtattttgtagcGCGAATATGTGGTCTATCCTCCTGAAGCGCCACGGCCCCCATCCCCGGAGGAAATGAGGGAGATGGCAAGGGAACTAGCTCGCCAGAGAAAAGCAGCAAAGGATTCCCAATAAGTATAAGCCATATACGGTCATAGCCTTAATGAGTTCAGACGCTACTACACTTATTACCATATCCGTGTGTGGGTGATTCCGTTAATCAGGTTCACGATGTCTGTAAATTTGCTAATGTATCAATGTTGTTACTCTACTTTCCTCTTTGTTCATGTATAAGTCGACATCGTGCGGTGCTTTAATAATAAGTTGGTTTGTGTTCTGATTAATCAGTTTTTGTGAAGTTGTGACCAATAGATATATTGCATCTTTGGTAACTTGCGCACATTGTtattattctcttactttattctctatccaCCTATCTTACAAAACAACACAACACTTCATAAAATTTCGGGGTAACAAACTAAAGACTCCTAAACATACTACATCACCTATCTTACAAAACAACACAACACTTTATAAAATTTCGGGGTAACAAACTAAAGACTCCTAAACATACTACATACTCGAATTAGGAAAAAAACTACTAAACATACTAAAAGATAACTATAGAAAAATCTATAGGAAACAGGTATATTGATCGGATATAACACTTGATTAATACTAGTTTTAGCATGATATCACACACTTGATTCGATTTCTATATTCAAAATCCATATAATATTCACAACACCATAGCATGTTTCCCTGATCAAGTCAAACGGTGAATATGCCAAGAAAAGTCATCTCAAAGTTATAATTCAAGAACAAATCTAAAACTAAAGAAGTCTTCAACTTCTTTCTCTGGCACAGTAGATTCAGCTCTTCACCCTGACAATAATTCACATCTAGTCAgtcacgacgagatgaagataTAAAGAACACACAAAATTGTGTAAAGACGGGTTACTCAAATTCGAGTTCAACCACCATCACACAGGATGCTTTACTCTTGAATATACAGAATTTCGAGACTCACGGAGATTTCTCCTTGGATTTTTCTTTAGGAGCCTCTTTAGTAACTTCGTCTTCTGACGAATCATCTCCCGTGTCCAACAATGTAATCTTCCCGAAAGATTCTTTGGCGTCGCCAAAGAAGTCCTTCACCTTGTCAACAACAGTTTTGAGTTCTTCTGGTCTGGGAAGCTGCAAAATTACCCCCCAAAAAGCGATGCTTGTTAAGAGTACACACATGGAAGAATAAAATGTGCTCGTAGCAAGTGGCACATCATTCGTGCCACATAATTTAAGAGCTTAGTACAAATCAGACTAAAATTATAGAAGCAGAACAGCCATGTGAAATTGTTTTCATCGACATCCAAGGCAATTTCTGCCATCTTCTATTTGTTATGTGAAACAATTCTACATATATAACCATGTGAGCAAGAAAAGGTGAAAGCAGGCAGCTAAGTATACCTCGATTACATCATTTGCAGCAAGCGCGGCCCTCAAATTGTTATTTTCCTGGCATGTTAGGAGCAAGAGTTAGAACTTTTCAGGTACCATTAGGATCTTGAGACCGAAACAAGAGATTCGAATCATTACAACAAGTTTGTAGCCGTATCGGAAATCTGTGGCAGACCGCAATACACGAAACTGTTTCTGTGCCATCTTCTGTATTTCCTTTTCATCCTGTTACCATGGAACGAACATACATTGTGCTTGCTTTATTTtcaatatcaaaatcaaattgcATAAACTAGAGgctatgtttattttttatctCTTGTTCGGTTGcattttttctcaaaaacttGGCCCATGACAATGTATCTCGACCCTTCTCCACAGTGCTATGATTACACTGTATCTCACGATCATCCATCCTACGCTCACCAAGCGACTCATTTAATATTATCTGGTCTATTGTACCAAACTTCACCTCAATGGATGAACAAATTCATCTGAGACCAGAGAGATTTTATATTATGGAGGGGTAGAAAACTCACTTTATAGATGACTGCTGCAAGATTCCTAGCTAGAGTgtctttgtatatatatttgccAAGAAAATTATCCTTTGCAGCCACCATGATTTTTGCTGTTGTCCCACCAGTCACAATATTAAGAGGATACCAAAGGTAAACCTGCAAACATCAAAACaccaattttttcatttcaaagcttCAGACACAAACCTTAAAACTTGCAAATTCACATAATCAGACAGCACACTCAAAAAGATGACATcttgatttaatttgttatcAAATTGAACACCCAATTCAACTACAATCAAGAAACTTGAAGCCCAAAACATAGATTACACTGCAATTCAAGAATCATGACCACTTAGTTGTGTTTTTCTACATGTTCCAAACCCATAAACACATCCAAAATTTCTCCTCAGATTGCAACAGAATCAAGAAAACTTTGGCCCAAAAACATAAACTAGAGCGCAATTACATTAGCCATGCGAATGAAGACAACAAACTTGGGGTTGCCATCATCTTCAAGCTTGGGAAGAGGGGGCGGTGGGGTCCGCTGGTACTGTCGAGAAGCCATTCCTTTCTTGCCTTTAGCTTCAACCACCATCAGTCTGTGGGGCTTTTGATTGGTTGAAGATGGTGTTCTTGTCGAAAACAGTGAGTGTCTGATGACTGAATCTTCCTGCAATTGCATTCTTCCATTGGAGGATAAGGGCAGTCGCACCAATGGATTCAGAGACATCGCTACCTCCATAACCacacacctctctctctccctctctaaaTTTTGAGTAACAAATTTTGAAGATTCATGATTCGGATGGGACCTTATGGCTAAGCCTTATCCACATAATTTTTCTTTGTATTTTTCGGGTTTTTCTCGTTTGCTAGAATTTTGTGGATTTGCATCTGATTATCCATTTGCATGTTGTCTCATTTTTACTACAAATACAATATTCTATAAATTaatttacttatattttattgttaaattaaagaaaaatagttaattaaatcatggattttgattaaattttgatCAGACTCAGTAAAGtttgaaaacaaaatactaTCAAATAACACCATTTTGACCATCACTATAGATATCATTTTGTTACTTGATGTAACAattgaaaaaaagaagaaattttatgagttaatatttcattttcaaactTTACGAACTAATATTCCATTTTTCAGAACGAATAACTATATTCAAACCCATAGGTATAGTTGTATTTAACAAAGTATCGTAAAtctcttaaaattaaaattttatagatGTGTTGTAGTAATTATTTGTGAAATgattttacaaattaaaatttgtgattGGATTACAAATTGAATTTACATTTCAAAACTAAAGGCGTGATTCATTcttcaaccaaattgaggtaaTTGCATACCTCATACtacaaaacatttatttttgttttatcagtacaaaaaaattatggagtactattttgtgtgctaatataaaataaagatgaaatattttgtataaattgtgtaattATCCAAGCAAGACTTTTGAACATTGGTAAAACCatcttattataaatatattatctacagaaaaatgattttaatgtaaaaaaataataaaataatttatccaTCCAAAACTAATGTACACTGGAATAACTATTGCACAAGAAAGATTACTACAAGGAAAGAAACCACAAACCTCACTACTCAAACCTGTACAAAAATGTATAGCAGCTCTCAGCCTATCGATCATACAATCAATCAGCACCATTGATTCATTCCACACCACAAAATCACTTCAAATCGTGTGGCCTCAGTTCCATCTAAATCTTGCTAGTAAGATAGCTCGTTGCCTCTCAGAGATATATACTTCTTCATCCATATAGCAATGTCCTCGCAGCAAGCCTGAGCCTGTGGGGTCTTGAGCAGCGCATCTAGCGTTGCAAACTCATGGATCGAGTCCTTGTAGTCGAGAACAGGGGCGTCTATCTTGACCTTCCGAAGCTCGTCTGCATAAGAAATGGCGCGGTCGCGCATCCAATCATGCTCGCCAGTGATGGTCAGAGTCGGTGGCATGTACTTGAGGGCCACTTCCCGAGCGTGGTTGAGAGGGTTGGCTGCGGGATGGTCCAGGCTGAACTCGGCTTCGGGTAGAAACAGCTTCCACGCGAGCAAGGCCATGGATTTGTCGTAGAGGTATGAATGAGACGACAGTCTGATCTCTGATGGAGTGGGGATGCTTCCGAGGAAGAACGGGTACATCAGAACTTGAGCCACCACTCTTATCGGGTCGAGAAGCTTTCCCGCCTTGGCGGAATATTGCGCGACGTAGTTGGCAATGTTCGCACCGCAGCTCGCTCCAAGAACAACACACCTGGTTTCAAAGATGTACAGAAATCAGCATCTCTTTATAATAAATTTGCATTAAAATGAAGCAGCATTAAAATTGTTAATCTGCAAATCATGAAGCATAAGCAGTCATATTCATATACAttaaatcaacaaaatcaaacgCATTGGCAAAAAAATAGTCTCGATTTCAAGAATATCGGCTCAATCAACAGAGGATATATACCTAGATAAATCACCATGAAGCgtaaacaaacacaaataaattcaacaaaaatcaaacgcaaattggaaaaaattcaaGATCAGCTAAGCAAGCATTAAAGAAACACGAAGTTTCAGTTCTCCAGTTCAAGAATCTCAGCTAAATCTGAGCTTCAACAGATGATATATACACCTAGATAAATCTGCATCAGTTCATTGAAATGCATAGCATCACCATATCCAAGAAGAACTGCATCAGTTCATTGAAATCACTTCCAATTTTCTCTTTTAAGTATCACTATCCCACAAAGGAGGGAAATAAAAGAAACACGATAAACAATCATATGCATTAAATTCAACAAAATCAAACATAAAAGTTGCAAAACATTCAAGATCAACCAAGCAAGCATTAAAGAAGCACAAAGATTCAGTCTCCATTTCAAGAATCTCAGCTAAATCTCAGCTTACACAGAGGAAATACCTAGATAAATCTGAATCAGTTCATTTAAATCAGTTCCAATTTTCCCTTTTAAGTGATCTAGTATCACTATCTCACAAAGGGGAGGAATAATTGGAGCACATTAAACAATCATATGcattaaattcaataaaatcaAACACATAATTGGCAAAATTTCAGGATTAACTAAGCAAGCATTAGATAATCACAAAGATTCAGTCTTGATTTCAAGAATCTCAGCTAAATCTCAGCTTCAATCGAGGATTTAGCTAGATAAATCTGCATCAATTCATTGAAACCACTTCAAATTTTCCCTTTTAAGTGATCTAGTATTACTATCACACAAAGGGGGAAATAAACGAAGCACATTAAACAATCATATGCATTAAATTCAACAAAACCAAACACAAAATTGGCAAAGAATTCATAATCAACTAAGGAAGCATTAAAAAGCACAAAGATTCAGTCTCCATTTCAAGAATATCAACTAAGCAAGCACAAAGATTCACAATCTCACAAAAGGGGAAAAGAAATGAAGCAACATGAAACATGTCAATCTGCAAAACACGAAGCATAAACAATCATATGAATTGAATTCAACAAAATCAAACGCAAATTGGCAAAAAAATTCACTCTCAATCTCATGAATATCAGCTAAATCTCAGCTTAAGCTTAAACAGAGGATATGTATACCTAGATAAATCAGCATGAGCAGCCAACCACGGCTCAGCCATGGAAGCCCCGAATCCATCAGCAATCTGCAACCTCCTTCCATCTCCACCGCCTCCGCTCCTCCTATTCCCCAACGACAGCCCCCACTCCGCCAAATTCGCCTGCT
This sequence is a window from Salvia splendens isolate huo1 chromosome 5, SspV2, whole genome shotgun sequence. Protein-coding genes within it:
- the LOC121802129 gene encoding protein HHL1, chloroplastic-like; protein product: MEVAMSLNPLVRLPLSSNGRMQLQEDSVIRHSLFSTRTPSSTNQKPHRLMVVEAKGKKGMASRQYQRTPPPPLPKLEDDGNPKFVVFIRMANVYLWYPLNIVTGGTTAKIMVAAKDNFLGKYIYKDTLARNLAAVIYKDEKEIQKMAQKQFRVLRSATDFRYGYKLVENNNLRAALAANDVIELPRPEELKTVVDKVKDFFGDAKESFGKITLLDTGDDSSEDEVTKEAPKEKSKEKSPVKS
- the LOC121805563 gene encoding probable carboxylesterase 16 — encoded protein: MPTVTVKLYSVLFKFFLKRKLLTLIDAAIDPYGIAIRPDEAVAAANPSFSDDGVATKDLHIDPLTPLSLRIFLPDSAIVSPKSVPNLRVRVPKGATDGAGVYGGYLPESSGRNCRKLPVILQFHGGGWVSGGSDTVANDVFCRRVARSCDAVVVAVGYRLAPESRYPAPFEDGVKVLNWLAKQANLAEWGLSLGNRRSGGGGDGRRLQIADGFGASMAEPWLAAHADLSRCVVLGASCGANIANYVAQYSAKAGKLLDPIRVVAQVLMYPFFLGSIPTPSEIRLSSHSYLYDKSMALLAWKLFLPEAEFSLDHPAANPLNHAREVALKYMPPTLTITGEHDWMRDRAISYADELRKVKIDAPVLDYKDSIHEFATLDALLKTPQAQACCEDIAIWMKKYISLRGNELSY